GCTCGGCGCACCGGCCGCCGCGGCCCACGGCGGGCCGATCAAGCTGGAGGTGACAGGAGACGGCGCCGACAACGTCAACGTGCTGGTGACATACAAGGAGGACGGCCATCCCGTCACGGAGATCGTCGCGGCGACGCTGAAGGCGACCTCGGCCGACGGCCGGTCGTTCGGGCCGGTGCCGCTCAGGTCGGCGCCCGAGGGCCAGAACCTCTACCACTCCGCCGAGCCGCTGCCGAGCGGGGAGTGGCGGGTCACCGTGACCGCGACCGAACCGTCCAAGGCGAAGGCGACGGTGCGGGTGAAGGCGGGCGTGGTCGCCGCCGCGCCCGCCGTCGCGGCCCTTCCCGCACTGGACCAGCCGACGAGCCAGCCGACGAGCCAGCCGACGAGCCAGGCGACGAGCCAGGCGACGGCCTCCGCGCGGAACGGGGCCGCCGCGGCGACGACCGCGGGGGACGACGACGGCGCGGCGGGGACTCCCCTCATGATCGGCGTCATCGTCCTGGCGGCGCTGGCCGCCGTCGCGGCCTGGATCGTCTTCGCCCGGCGCCACACCCGCGCGGGCGCCGGGCACTGACGGACCTCGCGGGCCGGTTGCGGCCCGTGCGGTTCAGCCCGGGTAGGGCCGGTTGGTACCGGGGCGGGGTGAACGAGCCGTACCGGGGAGCGGTGCCGGTCGCGGACGCCGCACGGGCGTTCATCGCCGCGGCGGACGTCGCGGGCCAGCGTCCGCTCCGCAGCCGGTCGAGCATCATCACCAGCGCCGCCCGCCGCCGTGTGGCGTGCGGCGTGCTGTCCGTGGGCGCCTACCGGGATTGGACGCTCGTCCTGCAGACGGTGGGCGTCAAGAGCATACGGACAGGGAGACGCCGTGACACTCGGGAGGCTCGACGTGGTCGCGATGGCGCTGCCGCCCCGGCGCAGGTGACCGAACGATCGATCAGAGCGACGGCGCAATTTTCGCACCCACAAGCGCGAGCAATTCCTGTGGGCTTTGATCAGCTGACAGCACTCGGGTTGAGTGCGCCGTGGGAGCTGCGCGTTCAGGTGAGGCGGGGCTCTGCAGGCGATGGCGACGTTCGGCCTCCTGCGCCGTCAGCGCCAGGCCCGGGACGGACGGGCCCATCTAGGAGCCAGGCGATCGAAGTGCCCAGAGTAGTCGCCAGGCCGTCGAGGACCGGCACATTCGTCGTCTTGGTGCCGGATCCTGGCTTCCAGCTCGGCCATGGACAAGCCGCCGGGCGAGGAAGAGAGCGTGTCTCGCAATATGATACAAACTATCTCTAATATTGGGACATTGCTAACGTCCCGGTCATGCGCACAAGATCTAAGTGGGTTGCGCTGGGGCTGGGCACGGCGGCTCAGACCTCGGGCACGATCTATCTCTACGGCCTGCCGTTCCTGCTCCCCGCCCTGCGCGAGTCAACCGGCATGACTCTGCCCCAGCTCGGCTTCCTGCTCGCCTGCCCGTCCATCGGCATGGTCGTGGCCATGTTGGGCTGGGGCGCCATCGCGGACAGACACGGTGAGCGGCTGATCATCGGAGCCGGGCTCGGGCTTGGCGGGCTGCTGCTGAGCCTGGCCGGGCTGGCCTCGGGGGTACTGATGGGCGTGCTGCTGGTGCTGGCGGGCGCGGCGGGCTCGGCGGTGTACGCGGCGAGCGGGCGACTGGTCGTGGGCTGGTTCGAGCCGGGCCGGCGTGGGCTGGCCATGGGCATCCGGCAGGCCTCGCAACCCCTCGGCGTGGCCGTGGCCGGCGTGGCGTTGCCCGCGATCGCCGAGCAGTGGGGCATCCGGGTCGCCTTCGCGGTACCGGCGGGGATCTGCATGGCCGCCGCGCTGGTGACCGTGCTGCTGCTCGCCCCGGCACCAAGGGCGACCGTCAGCTCCAACGACCCGAACGCGGCCTCCCCGTACCGGAGAGGATCGTCAGTGTGGCGCGTGCACGTCGCCAGCGCCCTGCTGGTCATCGGGCAGATCACCGTGGGCACCTTCGCGTTCGACTACCTGGTGCGGGGCCTCGGCTGGACACCCACCATGGCAGGGCCGTTGCTGGGGGCGGCACAGCTGATCGGCGCGGCCGCCCGGATCGGGGCCGGACGATGGTCGGACCGCTCACCCGGCAAGGGCGGCCCGCTGCGCCGCCTCGCCCTGGTCAACACCATCACCCTGGCCGCGTTGGCCTCCTCCGTGGCGCTGGACGCCTGGCCGGGCCCCTGGCTGCTGGTCGTGGCGATCGTGGCGACGGTGAGCTGGCACGGCGTCGGCTACGCGGCCGTCGCGGAGCTGGTGCCCGTCTCGTGGTCGGGCCGCGCGATGTCGGTCCAGACGATCGTACAGAACCTCGCCTCCTCGGCCACCCCGCCCGCGATGGGCACGCTCATCGCGACCCTTGGCTACGCCGCAGGCTTCGGTACCGCCGCACTGTTCCCGCTCGCCGCGGCGATCACCGTAACGCCACTGACCTCGCGAACAGGCAGAGCAGTCCCCGAGGTCAGCACGTAGAACCGCCTGATCACCTGGCGACAGCAACCCGGTGCCACGAGAGTCCACCCGGGCGGCAAGGTGACCGGGGCGGCGTAGCGCCGCGAGCCCGGCGCGAACGCATCCCCCGAGCGCCGCCCGCACCACGCAGAGCTCCCAACAGTGCCGGTAGGCGGTCTCGTCACCGTCTCTACGCGCCTGGCCAGGCACTCGGCATGGCGGGCCGGAACGAACGAGGTGAGGCGCCCTCGGGCACCTTGCGGCCGCTGCTCTCATTCAACCGCTTCTCAGCACGCCGACGCCCATGGCGTCGCAGAAGGTCAATCCACTGAGGTCGACGACCAGCGGTGAGGGTGCAGCCGCCGTGACTAAATCCCGTCCGGGGGCAGGGCAGGGCTTCGCGGTTGTCACCGTCACATCCCGTACCCCGGCTCGCTCGGGCCCATGAACTCCGGCGAGAACTGCCTGCGACGCCTCGTCACGTTCCTACCTCTTCCAGACTGCTGTCCGCGTGTGACATCACGGGCGTGCTCGCCTTACTGTTCCCTTGTCCTCTGGCATGGTGCGAGTCCCAGTCGTCGTTGTACCACTCGATGACCACCCTGCGTCGCCGCCTGCTCACCTCGGTCCACCGGCGCGGCCTGACCCCGCTGTTCTCGCTGCAGGCCCGCCCGCGTGGTGAGGTGCGCTTCGATCTGAGCGCCTGGTTGATCATCGGTGCTCCCGGCTCGTTCGGCGGTGCATGAGGGGTCATGTTCCTCCTGTGGTGAAACGCTCCCGATACGCCGCAGGCGTGACGCCGAAGCGCTGCTTGAACAGCCGGTGGAGCGTCTCGACGGAGCCGAACCCGACCGCGTTCGCGATGGTCCTGAGCCCGTTGCCGGTGTGGAGGAGGTGCCGCGCGGCGGCATCGAGCCGGACCGACTCCACATACTGCGCTGGTGTCATCCCGACCTGCTGACGGAAGATTCGTGAGAAGTGCCGAACACTGAGGCTCGCCCGGCACGCGAGCGCGTCGTTGGACAGATCCTCGGTGAGGTGGTCCGGAATCCACGCCTGCAGGCGGGCGATCTGAGCGTCGGTGGCTGAGGGGTAGGCCAGAAGCTCGCTGAACTGGCTTTGACCACCTGGTCGTCGCATGTACATGACGAGCCACCGGGCGACACGGCGGGCCAGCTCGGCATGATGGTCGTGGGCGACCAGAGCGAGTGCGAGGTCTATCCCGGTGGACACGCCCGCGGACGTCCACACGTGCTCGTCGCGTACGTAGATGGCGTCAGGTTCGACGGCCACCTCGGGATGGTCGGCTGCGAGCTGGGCCGCCGTCGCCCAGTGTGTGGTCGCCCGCCGCCCGTCCAGTAATCCGGCGGCAGCCAGCATGTGCGCTCCCGCACAGACCGAAGCTATGCGGGAGGCGCGGTGAGCGGCGGGGGTGGCCAGCCACTGAACAAGCGAATCCGCCTCCAGCGCCTTCACCCCGCCCTCATCGAACACCAGGCCACCTGGCACGATGAGAGTGCCGATCTCGTGCGGCAGGCCCTTCCACGAGAGGTCGGCTGCGATGGAGGTGCCTCCGGCACAGCGGACGAGCCCGGGCCGAGGGCCGGCGATCAGCGTCTTGTAGCCGGGGACGTCCTTGTTCAGCAGGCGATCGGCGGTGGAGAACACCTCGATCGGGCCGGCGACGTCGAGAAGCTCTACGCCGTCGACCACGGCGATCACGACGATGTGAGGGGGCATTTCGCCCACTGTGCAGCATCGCCAGGATGTCCGCAATGACAAGGAGATGTCATCTACGGACATATCTCGGCCAGATGCGGCGGTGTCCGAATCTGGCATATGCGTGTCCTTGCGGACATCGGTCGCGCCCGCCCACGATGGTGCCCGTCCAATTCCCTGACGAACGGACCCATCCGATGCTCCCCACGGTTCCTCGAACGCCCACATCCCAGGCGGCCGCCGACCTCGCCGCCGAGGCCGCGCCCGCCTACCTGCTCAATCACAGCTACCGCACCTATCTCTTCGGCCGGTGCATCGTCCCCGAGCCCGAAGTCGACGATGAGGCGGCCTTCGTCGCGGCGATGATCCACGATCTCGGCCTCACCGACGCCTACGCCGGCGAGAGCGAGTTCGCACGCGCCGGTGCCGATCTCGCGTGCCGCTTCCTCGAAGGGCGCGGATGGGACCTTGAGCGCATCCAGCTGGTGGAGGAGGCGATCCTGCGGCACACCAACCTCGTGGCTGAGCAGGTGCCCGTCGTCCGGCTGGTCCAAGCGGGGGCGGCCCTCGACGTCGCCGGACTCGGCCGGGAAGGACTCGCATCCGATGATCTCGCCGAGATCTTGACGGCCTATCCGCGGCTTGACTTCGCATCGAGCATGCGAAACAGCTTCCTCGATGAGGCCCACCGGCATCCGGAGGGCGCCTTCGCCCAGCTCGAACGAGCCATCGCACTCTCCGGTCGATTCGGCAGCAACCCGATCGACGCTGCAAGCGCATGAATCACCATCCAGCACCGTCAACTCCAAGGAGCGGAACCAGCCACCCGACTGGGTCACGCGCATGGCGGTGTCCGTTCCAGATGCGTGGGGGGATTGTCGGAGGGGGGCCGTGGTGTGGTGTCCCGGGCTAGACTGATCTCACTCCAGTGCGCCACCAGCAGCGATCGTCCTCCATCGCGGTCCACCACGACCCGAAGGCCACGGCGTGGACCGTGCTCGGTATCGAGCACGGCACGCCATCAAGCTGTCCTCCAAGCCGTCCGCGACCAGGACGCCCTCGGAGCGGTGCGCCAGGTGCGGTCGTCCGAGCCTTGACCTGCAGCGCGATTTCTTCGGCCTGGAGCGAAGCGATCGGGAGTGCGGGCGCCGCCCGGCCGGGAAGAAAGGGGGAAAGGCCGGCGGGCCGGTGATCCCGATGCCGGCCAGTCAGTCGTTAGGCCCAGAGAGCTGACCGGCCTCCTTGCGCATCGGAGCCGTACCCCGCAGCGTTTGAGACCATCGGCGGCGGTAGTCACCGGGGGTGACTCCGTACCACTTGCGGAAGGCCAGGTGGAAGCCGACCGTGGACTCATAGCCGACGCGCTCGCTGATCCGGCTGTGAGAAAGCCCGGTATCGCTCAACAGGCGCGCGGCCTCCTGCATGCGGCGGGCCGTCAGGTGCCGCATCGGCGCCTCACCGACCAGCTCGCGGAAGGTCGACGCGAACGCCGAACGCGACAGCCCGGCCTGGGCTGCCAGTGACTCCACCGTCCAAGGCTCGGCGAATCTGGTCTGTACGACGTGCAGCGCCGTCCCGATCGCCGGATGATGTAACGCCCGCAGGATCGCAGAGCCCTCGGCCAGCTCGCCCACCGCGGCCCGCAGCGCCAGCACGAAGACGAGCTCGAAGGCACGCAGCGTGACCAGCGTCGCGCCGCCTTCGGCCAGGTGCCACTCGTTCGCCAGCCGCCCGAGGACGTCACGGAGCAGTCCGTGACCTTCCAGCGCAGCCTGGTCGAGGACCAGGACGGGCGGCAGTACTCGATAGAGTGGCGAGACGGCGGCCCGGTCGTAATGGAGCCCGCCGCAGAGCAGGACGGTCCGCTCGCCGGGCCCGCCGAGTTCGACAGTGCTCATGCCGCCCGGCGGCCGCTCGGGCAGCACAGAGGCGAGCGGCACGGTGGGTCGCCCCGGCCGGTCGCCCAGCCGGTGGGCGCTGCCGTGCGGGAAGACGGCCAGGTCCCCGGCGCGCAGCAGCACAGGCTCGGCGCCGGGCAACTCGACGGCGCAGGTGCCGTCATGCACATAGTGCAGCAGCGCGCAGTCCTCGCCCTCGCCTGCGATGCCCCACGGCGCGCCGGCCTGCCAGCGGCTGTGGAAGACGCCCTCCAGGCGCAACGGGGCCAGCAGAGCGCTCAGCAGGTCACCCTTCACCCGGACGATCCTTAAATAGCCTGATATTTCTCTTTATCGAGCGTATCGCGGATGCGGTCGATGCTGTCTGGCATGACCTTTCTTGTAATCGGGGCGGCAGGCGCTCAGGGCGGCGCGGTCGCTCGGCGACTCGTCGCTGAGGGGCACACGGTGCGCGGCCTGACCAGGAGCGGCCGAGTGCCGCATGGAGTGGAGCCGGTCGCCGGTGATCTCGGCGACGCTGAGGCGGTGAAGGCGGCCTTCGCCGGGGTGACACACGCGTCCGTGACACTGCCCCTGGTCTACGAGCCGGACACGGTGGCCGCGTACGTTCGCCATGTGCGCGACTCCGCGCTGGCGGCCGGGGTGCGGCGGCTGGTGTTCAACACCGCCAACCGGCTGCCCGAGGACACCACACAGGTGGCGGCCTTCGAGACGCGCCGGTGGGCGATGCGTACGCTGCAGTCGGCCGGTCTGCCGGTCGTGGTGCTGTGCCCGCCGGTCTACTTGGACAACCTGGCGGCGCCGTGGGTGGCGGGTCCGCTGGCGGCCGAGGGCGTGCTGCGCTACCCGCTGCCCGCCGACCTGCCGGTGCCCTGGCTCTCGCTCGACGATCTGGGCGCCATCACGCACGCCGCGCTCGTGCGTGACGATCTGGAGGGCGCCGTGCTGAAGATCGGCGGGCCCGACGTGGTGACCGGCGATGAGCTGGCTGACGCCTTCGGCGCCCAGTACGCCGCGCAGGATCCGGCTGACTTCGAGTCGGGCCTGGCGATGGCGCTGGGCGCATCGAAGGCCGCCGAGGTGGCGGCCACCTACCGCTGGGCCGCCGCCGACCACGATCTGTTCGCGCCCGTCCCCGCAGTGGCCGATCTGCTGGGCCTACGGCTGACGCCGTTGCGCACCTGGATCACCGCCCAGCGCTGGGCGACCCGGTGAACGCCGTGGAGGCGGAGATCGTCCGTCACCACAAGGTCATCGAACGCTGGCTGACCGGCGCCGCCGCACCGGAAGAGTTCGCCCGCTTCGCCGACGCCCACGCCCCCGGCTTCACGCTCATCACCCCCGACGGCCGAACGCTCTCCCGCGACCAGGTCCTCGCCGAGGTCGAGCCACTCTACGGGAACGCGCCCGGGCTGACGGTCGAGATCCGCCACGTGCGATTCGTCGCATCCGAAGGAGCCCTCCTCGTCGCCACCTACCAGGAGGTCCAGCCGGATGGGATCCGGCAGTCCACCGTGGTCTTTCAGGGCGCCAAGTGGTTGCACCTGCACGAGGTCTGGCTACCGTGACGGCGTGCTGCCGCAGGAGACGCTGGGCGAGGCTCGGCTCCTCGACGACGAGGGGTCATTGACCGGGCTGCGTGGCGGGCAGGTGCTCAACGAGCTGTGAGCACGACACCGGCCGGCTGCGCGCTGCGGCAGATCGTCCATGATGGAACGGTGGGCTCGGCCAGCCAGAACGAGGGACCGCGTGCGGAGCGGCCGCGGCGGCGGAGGTTCACGTCCGAGTACAGGCAGGCGATCCTGGCCGAGCACCACCTGTTGTCGCATATCACCATGAACTGGCGCGGCAGGCCCCTGACCAGCCACGAGGTCGTGGTCAACAGCATTGCCGCGACCCGCACCCGCACCGGGCTGACCGTCGCGGCCGAACTGGACACCAACGCCTACCCGCTGGGCGTGTCGGTGTCCGCCGAGCGGATGAGCATGCTGCCGATCACCCCGCGTACCGAGCGCGGCTCCTGGAACTACACGATCGGCCCGGCAGACGACACCCGCACCAACCCGTATGTGACGACGGGCGCGTATCCGGTCCGAAAGCCTGCACGCTTTGGCCGATCCCCGGCCGACCGGGATGAGCCGAGAGGAGCTGAACGAGCTGGCTGCGTCTTCGGCCCCGGATCAGGCGGCCCTGGCCGAGCAGCCCGTTGACATGTTCCTGACTTACTACCGGGCAAAGCCACTGGATCAGGACACCTCCCCGCCTCCCCGGGCGTCACATCCTCGATGCGGGCCCGAATCCACCACACGTCGCCGCTTGCCGTGAAACTTTCAATATGTTCCAGGTTGAACGATGCGATACGTGCCAGCAAAACGGCACGGGAACGCCGCCCGTCACGTCAGAGGAGCGAGCGCGCCTTGACGGGACCTGCATGCCTCGTATTTGCTCCGTCGCACCACCACCCATCGGCAGGAACGGGCGCGGCAAAGCGATGTAAACGATGACACGGTTTTCCGTCATGCCCTCCATCACGCCAGTTCCGCACGGATGAGAGGACTGATCCAGCTCATGTTAACGCTAACCGAGGCGCTGGCACCGTCCCTCCCTGCGGTGCCGCAGGCAGGTGAGTGATGATGCGGCGCAAATCCGTCCTCGCCGCTGTCATCGCGGCGGTGCTTCTCGCGGTGGCCACCGGCGGTACGGCGCTGGGCAGCAGCGCAACCACGTCACGTGCGGCGAGCGCCGCCGCGGCGACGCCAGGATGCGGCAAGACTCCAACGCTCAGAAGCGGCACGCACTCGATTCAGAGCAGCGGCCGGACTCGTTCCTTCATCCTGAGAATCCCCGACAACTACAACAACAACAACCCCTACCGGTTGATCTTCGGCTTCCACTGGCTCAACGGCACCGCCAACGACGTCGATACGGGCGGGAGCAGCGGATTCACCTGGTCTTACTACGGGCTCAGGCAACTGGCGAACAACACCGCGATCTTCGTTGCCCCCCAGGGCCTGAACAACGGCTGGGCCAACTCCGGCGGCGAAGACCTGACCTTTGTCGACGACATGCTCAGGCTGATCGAAGCAGACCTGTGCGTCGACACCACACAGCGGTTCGCCGGAGGCTTCAGCTACGGCGGCGGCATGAGTTACGCCCTGGCCTGCGCCCGGGCGACGGTCTTCCGCGCCGTCGCCGTCTACTCCGGCGCACAACTCAGCGGATGCAGCGGCGGCACCCAGCCCATCGCCTACATCGGGCTACACGGTCTCAGGGACAACGTCCTCAACATCTCTCAGGGCCGGTCGCTGCGCGACAGGTTCGTCAGGAACAACGGATGCACTGCCCAGAACCCCCCGGAGCCGGCACAGGGCAGCCTGACGCACACCGTCACCACCTACTCGGGATGCCAATCCGGGTACCCGGTCGCATGGGCGGCGTTCGACAGCGGTCACACTCCGGGGCCAGTGGACGGGTCCACCGCTGAGGACGGCGCACGTACCTGGACCAAGACAGTGGTGTGGAACTTCTTCAACCAGTTCCAGAGCACGAACGACACCACACCGCCGACCTCGCCGGGCACTCCCGCCGTCTCCAACGTGACCGCCACCAGCGCCACCCTGACCTGGACGGCATCCACCGACCAGGGCGGCTCCGGCCTGGCCGGTTACAACGTCTACCGCGTGACGGGCGCCACCGACCCGCTGCTCGGCCAGTCCGCCACCAACTCGATCACCCTGACCGGGTTGACCGCCGACACCGCGTACCAGGTCTATGTACGCGCGCGGGACGGCGCGGGCAACCTGTCGGCCAACTCCCCGTTCGTCGCGTTCACCACGACCTCCACCGGCGGCGACACCACACCACCGACCGCCCCGGCCGGGTTGGCGGCCTCCGGCACCACCGCCGACGGCACCAACCTGTCCTGGAGCGCCTCCACTGACGACGTCGGGGTGACCGGCTATGACATCCTGCGCGCACCTGGGGCCACCGGCGGCACCTTCGCCCAGGTCGGCACCTCTGCCACGACCTCGTTCAGCGACACGGGCCTGACCCCGGGCACCACCTACCGTTACCAGGTCCGCGCCCGGGACGCCGCCGGCAACCTCTCGCCGGTGTCCAACACGGTTCAGGTCACCACCAGCGGCGGCACCACCGGGACGTGCACGGCCACGGCGACCGTGCAGAGCCAGTGGGGCACCGGCTATGTGATCCAGCCGGTGACCGTCACCAACACCAGCACCTCGACGATCACCAGCTGGACGGTCACCTTCACGCTCCCGGCCGGGCACACGCTGACCGGCTCGTGGAACGCCACCGTCACCACCGGCGGGCAGACCGTCACGGCCAAGAGCGTGAGCTTCAACGGCACGCTGGCCCCCGGAGCCAGCACCACCAGCTTCGGCTTCCAGGCCGGCCGCCCCGGCGGCAACACGGCCCTGCCCTCCGGATACACCTGCACCAGCGCGTAATCTCGCGACCGGAGATCGGCCCAGCCCCCAGGCGAACGTCTCGGCGGGGCTGGGCCGCACCCGTTCTTCCTCACCGCTGCTGACAGCGCCGGCGCGCTGGTGACGGGCGCGGTATCCGTGCCCGCATGCGAGAAGGCCATCCGCGGTGAAAGCGGACGGCCTTCCGGGAGGCGGGAGCCTCAGCTGTAGGAGTAGGACTGCGCGCTGCAGCCGGTGATGTAGGGCCCGGGGTAGACCTGCTGGGTGGAGCAGCCCCAGGTGGCGGTCAGGGTCGTGGCCGAGGAGGGAATGCTGATCGCCGGTCCGTTGGTCCAGCCGACCTGGTCGTACTGGTGACCGCCGCTGCAGATGGCCGACACGCTCACCGAGGTGCTGCCGCCGGGCAGGCTGATCGTGAACGACCACGTGTGGTTCACCGGGTTCGCGACCATCGAGCTGTAGGGCATGGTCACGCCGTACGAAGGAGGCGAGGAGCCGACCGAGACGTACGAGGCGTACCAGTCGCGGGTGTCGCCGGAGTAGTTGACGTTGAGGCAGTCCACCGTGGCGTTGAGCGTCAGGGTTGAGGCGGCGGCGGGCTGCTGCGTGGTCACGACCATCGCGGCGGTGGTGGCCAGCATCACGCCGACCGCCAGTGTCCGGCGGATCAGGCTGCGAGCGATCATGGGGTCCCCTTTTCTTCGCGCCGTTGACTGTGGAGATTTCGCCAGAGTTGCCGGCCTCGCCGGCCGCCAGGGCCTCCGCCCCGATCGGGCGTGGGGGCGGACGCGCACGTCGGTGAGGCCGGTGAATCCGTATCCCATGACGTGGTGGTCACCGGGCACGCACGACACCATGGTGGTTTCATCGGCGTGAGCCACATTGTTCTGATGGGTCTCGGTGGAACCCGGATAGCACCGTCCCGCTACAAGGAGAGATATCCACCGATGTGCAAAACTCGCTGGTTGCAGTGGGCACAAGGGCGCGGATTCTGTGCAAAGATTTGCCATCTCTCCCTGCCGCCGGTCGCTATCCAGAGCGCGCGGGCCGCGCGCCCGAGACGCCCGCGGGATATGCCTTCTCGAGGGGAGGATCACACAATGGCCACAGAGTGGACAGTCCCATAGAAAGGACCGCTCTCCGAAACAAGCGGTG
The nucleotide sequence above comes from Nonomuraea gerenzanensis. Encoded proteins:
- a CDS encoding MFS transporter — encoded protein: MRTRSKWVALGLGTAAQTSGTIYLYGLPFLLPALRESTGMTLPQLGFLLACPSIGMVVAMLGWGAIADRHGERLIIGAGLGLGGLLLSLAGLASGVLMGVLLVLAGAAGSAVYAASGRLVVGWFEPGRRGLAMGIRQASQPLGVAVAGVALPAIAEQWGIRVAFAVPAGICMAAALVTVLLLAPAPRATVSSNDPNAASPYRRGSSVWRVHVASALLVIGQITVGTFAFDYLVRGLGWTPTMAGPLLGAAQLIGAAARIGAGRWSDRSPGKGGPLRRLALVNTITLAALASSVALDAWPGPWLLVVAIVATVSWHGVGYAAVAELVPVSWSGRAMSVQTIVQNLASSATPPAMGTLIATLGYAAGFGTAALFPLAAAITVTPLTSRTGRAVPEVST
- a CDS encoding GlxA family transcriptional regulator, producing MPPHIVVIAVVDGVELLDVAGPIEVFSTADRLLNKDVPGYKTLIAGPRPGLVRCAGGTSIAADLSWKGLPHEIGTLIVPGGLVFDEGGVKALEADSLVQWLATPAAHRASRIASVCAGAHMLAAAGLLDGRRATTHWATAAQLAADHPEVAVEPDAIYVRDEHVWTSAGVSTGIDLALALVAHDHHAELARRVARWLVMYMRRPGGQSQFSELLAYPSATDAQIARLQAWIPDHLTEDLSNDALACRASLSVRHFSRIFRQQVGMTPAQYVESVRLDAAARHLLHTGNGLRTIANAVGFGSVETLHRLFKQRFGVTPAAYRERFTTGGT
- a CDS encoding HD domain-containing protein, translated to MLPTVPRTPTSQAAADLAAEAAPAYLLNHSYRTYLFGRCIVPEPEVDDEAAFVAAMIHDLGLTDAYAGESEFARAGADLACRFLEGRGWDLERIQLVEEAILRHTNLVAEQVPVVRLVQAGAALDVAGLGREGLASDDLAEILTAYPRLDFASSMRNSFLDEAHRHPEGAFAQLERAIALSGRFGSNPIDAASA
- a CDS encoding AraC family transcriptional regulator — its product is MKGDLLSALLAPLRLEGVFHSRWQAGAPWGIAGEGEDCALLHYVHDGTCAVELPGAEPVLLRAGDLAVFPHGSAHRLGDRPGRPTVPLASVLPERPPGGMSTVELGGPGERTVLLCGGLHYDRAAVSPLYRVLPPVLVLDQAALEGHGLLRDVLGRLANEWHLAEGGATLVTLRAFELVFVLALRAAVGELAEGSAILRALHHPAIGTALHVVQTRFAEPWTVESLAAQAGLSRSAFASTFRELVGEAPMRHLTARRMQEAARLLSDTGLSHSRISERVGYESTVGFHLAFRKWYGVTPGDYRRRWSQTLRGTAPMRKEAGQLSGPND
- a CDS encoding SDR family oxidoreductase, producing MTFLVIGAAGAQGGAVARRLVAEGHTVRGLTRSGRVPHGVEPVAGDLGDAEAVKAAFAGVTHASVTLPLVYEPDTVAAYVRHVRDSALAAGVRRLVFNTANRLPEDTTQVAAFETRRWAMRTLQSAGLPVVVLCPPVYLDNLAAPWVAGPLAAEGVLRYPLPADLPVPWLSLDDLGAITHAALVRDDLEGAVLKIGGPDVVTGDELADAFGAQYAAQDPADFESGLAMALGASKAAEVAATYRWAAADHDLFAPVPAVADLLGLRLTPLRTWITAQRWATR
- a CDS encoding DUF4440 domain-containing protein codes for the protein MNAVEAEIVRHHKVIERWLTGAAAPEEFARFADAHAPGFTLITPDGRTLSRDQVLAEVEPLYGNAPGLTVEIRHVRFVASEGALLVATYQEVQPDGIRQSTVVFQGAKWLHLHEVWLP
- a CDS encoding fibronectin type III domain-containing protein; protein product: MMRRKSVLAAVIAAVLLAVATGGTALGSSATTSRAASAAAATPGCGKTPTLRSGTHSIQSSGRTRSFILRIPDNYNNNNPYRLIFGFHWLNGTANDVDTGGSSGFTWSYYGLRQLANNTAIFVAPQGLNNGWANSGGEDLTFVDDMLRLIEADLCVDTTQRFAGGFSYGGGMSYALACARATVFRAVAVYSGAQLSGCSGGTQPIAYIGLHGLRDNVLNISQGRSLRDRFVRNNGCTAQNPPEPAQGSLTHTVTTYSGCQSGYPVAWAAFDSGHTPGPVDGSTAEDGARTWTKTVVWNFFNQFQSTNDTTPPTSPGTPAVSNVTATSATLTWTASTDQGGSGLAGYNVYRVTGATDPLLGQSATNSITLTGLTADTAYQVYVRARDGAGNLSANSPFVAFTTTSTGGDTTPPTAPAGLAASGTTADGTNLSWSASTDDVGVTGYDILRAPGATGGTFAQVGTSATTSFSDTGLTPGTTYRYQVRARDAAGNLSPVSNTVQVTTSGGTTGTCTATATVQSQWGTGYVIQPVTVTNTSTSTITSWTVTFTLPAGHTLTGSWNATVTTGGQTVTAKSVSFNGTLAPGASTTSFGFQAGRPGGNTALPSGYTCTSA